In Cydia fagiglandana chromosome 9, ilCydFagi1.1, whole genome shotgun sequence, a single window of DNA contains:
- the LOC134667737 gene encoding lipase 1-like, which produces MYYSLLVFPVLLAVVTAGRSPHADLVDKLERSPEGGRYSSNVFEDGRLDLESVIRKYQYPYESHHVLTEDGYILGAVRIPHGRDQNNQPGSKPVVLILHGLLSSSADFVLLGPGHALSYMLAEEGYDVWLLNSRGNFHSRNHTTLDPNRRGDPSFWAFSWEEMGRFDLPAYIDYILEVTGQEKVHFIGHSQGATSFLTGMSLRPEYNEKIISFQGLAPAAFFYNNRNPVFLNIAPFERVLEVSELNFILILPKEIHCRIVGKQSLAGQLGIYEILGRNDLLTPLLMQVCRDGIFTQTLCKLLVQYDRNDGIFNTKFQTMFPAFLGHAPSGSSIRQLTHYGQNIRFGTFSRFHYGHIQNLITYGRVNPPPFNLNLITARSYLHYALSDFEADYRDVLLLEELLPNARAIQVPRAGFTHIEFIWGMDAREQVYETALQMMREAESLQ; this is translated from the exons ATGTATTATAGTTTGCTGGTCTTCCCAGTTCTTCTGGCGGTGGTGACGGCGGGTCGGTCACCACATGCTGATCTGGTGGATAAACTGGAGAGAAGCCCGGAAGGCGGGAGATATTCTTCCAATGTTTTTGAAGACGGCAGGCTTGATTTG GAAAGCGTGATCAGAAAGTACCAGTACCCCTACGAATCCCACCACGTATTAACGGAAGATGGATATATCCTCGGAGCCGTCCGTATCCCCCATGGGAGGGATCAGAACAACCAGCCGGGGTCTAAGCCTGTGGTTCTGATATTGCACGGTCTTCTCTCTTCTAGTGCTGATTTTGTGCTCTTGGGACCTGGTCATGCTTTAT CTTACATGCTTGCCGAAGAAGGTTACGACGTGTGGCTTCTAAACTCTCGTGGCAACTTCCACTCCAGAAATCACACGACTTTGGACCCTAACAGGCGAGGGGACCCCTCCTTCTGGGCGTTCAGTTGGGAAGAAATGGGCCGTTTCGACCTTCCAGCGTACATCGATTACATCTTAGAGGTCACGGGACAAGAGAAAGTCCATTTCATTGGCCATTCCCAAGGAGCAACTTCATTCTTAACCGGCATGTCGTTGAGACCTGAATATAATGAGAAGATCATCTCCTTCCAAGGTTTAGCTCCTGCAGCTTTCTTTTACAATAATAGGAATCCGGTCTTTCTTAATATTGCTCCTTTTGAAAGGGTTTTAGAAGTAAGTGAATTAAATTTTATACTAATCTTACCTAAAGAAAT CCATTGCCGAATTGTAGGGAAACAG tCGCTCGCTGGTCAGCTAGGCATCTACGAAATCTTGGGTAGGAACGACTTGCTCACACCATTGCTCATGCAAGTGTGCCGTGACGGGATATTCACACAAACGCTCTGCAAGCTGCTCGTCCAATACGACCGGAATGATGGGATTTTCAACACG aaatttcagaCGATGTTCCCAGCATTCCTCGGGCATGCCCCGTCTGGCTCATCAATACGTCAACTCACGCACTACGGCCAAAACATCAGATTCGGCACTTTCAGCCGTTTCCACTATGGTCACATCCAGAACTTGATCACCTACGGTAGAGTCAACCCTCCCCCCTTCAACTTGAATCTAATAACAGCTAGATCGTACTTACACTATGCTCTCAGTGATTTCGAAGCTGACTATAGGGACGTTTTGCTGCTAGAAGAGCTGCTGCCGAATGCAAGAGCCATTCAAGTGCCGAGGGCTGGCTTCACTCATATAGAGTTTATTTGGGGTATGGATGCTAGGGAACAAGTGTATGAAACGGCTCTTCAAATGATGAGGGAGGCTGAGAGTTTACAATAA